Proteins co-encoded in one Klebsiella michiganensis genomic window:
- a CDS encoding phosphoglycerate mutase: protein MRAILVRHGESEGNQQGIIQGRLESQLTARGLRQSFALATALADFSVAHIYASPARRAQGTASVLARELRSLITVDERLQERDFGLLQGMKATEAQKQHPELFDALLSGDPQRAISSGEGLDNVSHRLFSCLKELNKRHHNDTVIMVSHGHALEVAIWQLKDALITDDLRKYGHQNCSYSIMNIESDCIELVKWGIATHLQNIR from the coding sequence GTGCGGGCAATTCTGGTACGGCATGGCGAAAGCGAGGGGAACCAGCAGGGCATTATTCAGGGAAGGCTGGAGAGCCAGCTCACTGCGCGGGGGCTGCGGCAAAGCTTTGCGCTGGCTACCGCCCTGGCCGATTTTTCCGTCGCACATATCTACGCCTCACCAGCGCGGCGTGCCCAGGGCACGGCGAGCGTGCTGGCCAGAGAATTGCGCAGTTTGATAACCGTGGATGAACGTCTGCAAGAACGTGATTTTGGGCTGCTTCAGGGGATGAAAGCTACGGAGGCGCAAAAACAGCATCCTGAGTTATTTGACGCCCTGCTATCGGGGGATCCGCAGCGGGCTATCTCTTCGGGTGAAGGCCTGGATAACGTTAGTCATCGGCTGTTTTCCTGCCTGAAAGAGCTCAATAAACGGCACCATAATGACACTGTTATTATGGTGAGCCATGGCCATGCTTTGGAAGTTGCCATCTGGCAATTGAAAGATGCTTTAATTACCGACGATCTCAGGAAATATGGGCATCAAAACTGCAGTTATAGCATCATGAATATTGAGTCTGATTGTATCGAATTGGTTAAATGGGGTATTGCGACGCATTTACAAAATATTAGATAG
- a CDS encoding transcriptional regulator, with product MTPELYQLQSSADDAAKLLKAMSNPRRLLILCLLLDSPGTGAGELAAAAGLSPSATSQHLTKMKDEGLIEHQRNAQRVLYFIKDSAVREVIATLKTIYCP from the coding sequence ATGACACCTGAACTTTACCAGCTCCAGTCCAGTGCGGATGACGCCGCAAAACTGCTAAAAGCCATGAGCAATCCCCGGCGTTTGCTGATCCTATGCCTGCTGCTCGACTCCCCAGGCACCGGGGCCGGAGAGCTGGCTGCTGCCGCAGGATTAAGCCCATCTGCAACTTCCCAACACCTGACGAAAATGAAGGATGAAGGACTCATAGAGCACCAGCGCAACGCTCAGCGAGTGCTCTACTTCATCAAAGATAGCGCAGTACGCGAAGTGATTGCGACGCTGAAAACCATTTACTGCCCCTAA
- a CDS encoding membrane protein produces MTISSILPEEAKKLIASGAALIDIREPDEHARENIPEAHLMPLSAIENGARLGPLDPHDVVIFHCQSGMRSSQHAEKLAALAEPAQVMLLAGGLEAWKKGGQEVLADKSQPLPIMRQVQIVAGTLILLGIVLGYAVNNGFFLLSGFVGAGLLFAGATGFCGMARLLAWLPWNRR; encoded by the coding sequence ATGACTATTTCGTCCATCTTGCCAGAAGAAGCGAAAAAGCTTATTGCCAGCGGCGCCGCGCTGATCGATATTCGTGAACCGGATGAGCATGCCCGTGAAAACATTCCCGAAGCACATCTGATGCCGCTTTCAGCCATTGAAAACGGCGCCAGGCTGGGGCCGCTCGATCCGCACGACGTAGTGATTTTCCACTGCCAGTCCGGGATGCGTTCCTCCCAGCACGCTGAAAAGCTGGCGGCGCTTGCCGAACCGGCCCAGGTCATGCTGCTGGCAGGCGGCCTTGAGGCATGGAAAAAAGGCGGACAGGAGGTTCTGGCGGACAAAAGTCAGCCTCTGCCAATAATGCGGCAGGTACAGATTGTCGCGGGTACGTTAATCCTGCTGGGGATTGTGCTCGGGTACGCGGTTAATAACGGATTTTTCCTGCTTTCCGGCTTTGTCGGCGCAGGTCTACTGTTTGCAGGTGCCACCGGATTTTGCGGTATGGCGCGTTTACTTGCCTGGCTGCCCTGGAACCGGCGCTAG
- a CDS encoding alanine transporter, whose translation MFSPESRLRHAAADIFAMVVYCSVVNMMIEIFLSGMTFEQSLSSRLVAVPVNIIIAWPYGFYRDAFMRTARRLTPASWAKNLADVLAYVTFQSPVYVVILWSVGADWHQIVAAVTSNLLVSMMMGAAYGYFLDFCRRLFRVSGQIGVKAGA comes from the coding sequence ATGTTTTCCCCTGAGTCACGCTTGCGCCATGCAGCCGCAGATATTTTTGCAATGGTCGTGTATTGCTCGGTAGTGAACATGATGATTGAGATCTTTCTCTCAGGCATGACCTTCGAGCAGTCGCTCTCTTCCCGCCTGGTCGCCGTGCCGGTGAACATTATTATCGCCTGGCCCTATGGCTTCTATCGCGATGCCTTTATGCGCACCGCGCGTCGCCTGACCCCGGCCAGTTGGGCGAAAAATCTGGCGGACGTGTTGGCTTACGTCACCTTCCAGTCCCCGGTTTATGTGGTGATTTTATGGAGCGTAGGCGCTGACTGGCACCAGATTGTGGCTGCCGTGACGTCGAACCTGCTGGTATCGATGATGATGGGTGCCGCTTACGGCTACTTCCTGGATTTCTGCCGCCGTCTGTTTCGCGTCAGCGGTCAGATAGGTGTGAAAGCGGGCGCCTGA
- a CDS encoding membrane protein, with product MASRANKNNVDDQVDEINNDVSQLADTLEDVLKSFGSDAKDEVDAARKKAEALLKETRARINGNQGRVKQAARDAVGCADSYVRDKPWQSVGIGAAVGIFLGALLVSRR from the coding sequence ATGGCTAGCCGAGCAAACAAAAATAACGTTGACGATCAGGTAGACGAAATCAATAACGATGTCAGCCAGCTGGCGGATACGCTGGAAGATGTACTGAAGTCCTTCGGTAGTGACGCAAAAGATGAAGTTGATGCCGCACGTAAAAAAGCTGAAGCGCTTCTGAAAGAAACCCGGGCACGTATCAACGGCAATCAGGGTCGTGTGAAGCAGGCCGCGCGGGATGCCGTTGGCTGCGCAGATTCCTATGTTCGCGACAAACCATGGCAGAGCGTGGGTATTGGTGCGGCGGTGGGTATTTTCCTTGGGGCATTGCTGGTGTCACGCCGCTAA
- a CDS encoding DeoR faimly transcriptional regulator: MKQKLAPLTVASHPAQPRYQQIARQLKQAINNGELAAGSRLPSSRTLALELGVARATVENAYGDLVAQGWLERRGQAGTFVSPSVKHDPGSQSFSAAHPQGGPRPFQMGLPALDLFPRAIWARLMGRRLRQQTRFDLMLPEPSGEASLKQAIVDYLRFSRSIDCQPEQIFITSGFQAGIALVLATLARPGDGIWLEDPGYRFVRPDFAKARMAIRAIPVDDEGMRVDYGVSHFPDARFALLTPAHQSPSGVALSLSRRHALLEWASREQSWIVEDDYDSEFRYHGKPLPPLKSLDSPQRVIYAGTFSKSMFPALRVAWLVVPSHAVEDFQRQASRLPCTAPILIQQAIADFLREGHFWRHLKKMRQRYAERRLWLEQALSEQGFVVVPQAGGIQMVIGVEGDDKPVADKARSAGLAVQALSHWRIEHPGPGGLLLSFTNITSYEMAQRYARQLRLAIK; this comes from the coding sequence ATGAAGCAAAAACTCGCGCCGCTCACCGTTGCCTCTCATCCGGCTCAGCCACGCTACCAGCAAATCGCCCGTCAGCTAAAGCAGGCAATAAATAACGGTGAACTGGCGGCAGGAAGCCGGCTGCCTTCCAGTCGGACTCTGGCGCTGGAGTTAGGGGTTGCCAGAGCCACGGTTGAGAACGCCTATGGCGACTTAGTGGCTCAGGGCTGGCTGGAGCGGCGTGGGCAGGCGGGCACCTTCGTGAGCCCGTCGGTGAAGCACGATCCCGGCAGCCAAAGTTTTTCAGCCGCTCATCCACAGGGCGGGCCCAGGCCTTTTCAGATGGGCCTTCCCGCGCTGGATCTCTTCCCGCGCGCGATTTGGGCCAGGCTGATGGGGCGGCGGTTACGGCAACAAACTCGCTTCGATCTTATGCTGCCGGAACCCAGCGGGGAAGCCTCATTGAAGCAGGCGATTGTGGATTACCTGCGCTTTTCCCGCAGTATTGACTGCCAGCCGGAACAAATCTTTATTACCTCTGGGTTTCAGGCCGGTATCGCCCTGGTGCTCGCCACGCTTGCGCGGCCCGGAGATGGCATCTGGCTGGAAGATCCGGGCTACCGCTTTGTTCGGCCTGATTTTGCAAAAGCCAGAATGGCCATCCGGGCGATCCCCGTGGATGACGAGGGCATGCGGGTTGATTACGGCGTAAGCCATTTTCCCGATGCCCGTTTTGCACTTTTGACGCCCGCACACCAAAGCCCGTCAGGCGTGGCGCTCTCTCTTTCGCGGCGACACGCGCTGCTGGAGTGGGCCAGCCGGGAACAAAGCTGGATCGTGGAAGATGATTACGACAGTGAGTTTCGCTACCACGGCAAACCCTTGCCGCCGCTAAAAAGCCTGGACAGTCCGCAGCGCGTTATTTACGCGGGGACTTTCAGCAAATCGATGTTTCCGGCCCTGCGAGTCGCATGGCTGGTCGTGCCTTCCCACGCGGTAGAGGATTTTCAGCGTCAGGCTAGCAGGCTGCCATGTACCGCCCCGATCCTTATTCAGCAGGCTATTGCCGACTTCTTGCGGGAGGGGCATTTCTGGCGGCACTTAAAAAAAATGCGCCAGCGCTACGCTGAACGACGGCTGTGGCTTGAGCAGGCACTGAGCGAACAGGGGTTCGTTGTTGTGCCTCAGGCCGGGGGCATTCAGATGGTGATTGGCGTCGAAGGGGATGACAAACCCGTGGCGGATAAAGCCAGATCCGCGGGGCTTGCGGTGCAGGCGCTAAGTCACTGGCGGATTGAACATCCTGGGCCGGGCGGTTTGCTGCTGAGCTTTACCAATATCACCTCGTATGAAATGGCCCAGCGCTATGCGCGACAGCTGAGGCTGGCCATAAAGTAA
- a CDS encoding alkylhydroperoxidase produces MIELRQPYYELSPNVIKPMRQALQGLENGPLSNELIELVFLRVSQINGCAYCLEMHAKALRKSGVDQVKLDSLAGWKVSHQFTEKERAALAWAESLTLIAEINAEDDVYQPLLEFFSAEEIVDLTLAASMMNAFNRVAIGMRQ; encoded by the coding sequence ATGATCGAATTACGTCAGCCTTACTATGAACTCTCCCCTAACGTTATCAAACCGATGCGACAGGCGCTGCAGGGGCTGGAAAATGGCCCACTGAGTAACGAGCTTATTGAGCTGGTTTTCCTCCGTGTTTCGCAAATTAACGGCTGTGCTTATTGCCTGGAGATGCATGCCAAAGCGCTACGTAAATCCGGCGTGGATCAGGTGAAGCTGGACTCGCTGGCGGGCTGGAAAGTTAGCCATCAGTTTACCGAGAAAGAGCGTGCGGCGCTGGCGTGGGCAGAATCGCTCACCCTGATTGCCGAGATCAATGCCGAAGACGACGTGTACCAGCCGCTGTTAGAGTTTTTCAGCGCCGAGGAGATTGTTGATTTGACGCTGGCGGCCAGCATGATGAATGCGTTTAACCGCGTTGCGATTGGGATGCGGCAATAA
- a CDS encoding glutaredoxin: protein MRITIYTKEDCVQCHATKRAMESRGFTFEMVNLDQFPEAVDDLKAKGFRQLPVVVTEAESWSGFRPDMINRLCVAAGA, encoded by the coding sequence ATGCGCATTACTATTTACACTAAAGAAGACTGCGTTCAATGCCATGCCACAAAACGGGCTATGGAGAGCCGCGGTTTTACTTTCGAGATGGTTAATCTCGATCAGTTTCCTGAGGCGGTCGACGATCTGAAAGCCAAAGGCTTCCGCCAGTTGCCGGTCGTGGTGACCGAAGCAGAAAGCTGGAGCGGTTTTCGCCCGGATATGATCAACCGCCTGTGCGTTGCCGCCGGCGCATGA
- the nrdI gene encoding ribonucleotide reductase stimulatory protein (in Salmonella NrdI has a stimulatory effect on the ribonucleotide reductase activity of NrdH with NrdEF), with protein sequence MSTLVYFSSESENTLRFIERLGLPALRIPLDVKARLEVTEPYILIVPSYGGGGIAGAVPPQVIRFLNNPKNRALIRGVIASGNRNFGEGFCRAGDVISQKCQVPYLYRFELLGTPQDIDNVRKGVSEFWQRQKQSV encoded by the coding sequence ATGAGCACCCTCGTCTACTTCTCCAGCGAGTCGGAAAATACCCTGCGTTTTATTGAACGCCTTGGGCTGCCCGCCTTGCGCATTCCCCTGGACGTGAAAGCGCGCCTGGAAGTGACGGAACCCTACATTTTAATCGTGCCCAGCTATGGCGGCGGCGGTATTGCCGGAGCGGTACCGCCGCAGGTGATCCGCTTCCTTAACAACCCGAAAAATCGCGCGCTGATCCGCGGCGTGATTGCCAGCGGCAACCGCAACTTTGGCGAAGGTTTTTGCCGGGCCGGGGACGTTATTTCACAGAAATGCCAGGTGCCCTACCTCTACCGTTTTGAGCTACTGGGCACCCCGCAAGACATCGACAACGTGCGTAAGGGAGTAAGCGAATTTTGGCAACGACAGAAGCAGTCCGTTTAG